A window of Glycine soja cultivar W05 chromosome 13, ASM419377v2, whole genome shotgun sequence genomic DNA:
CATCactctatttttaatatttcgtTTCAAAATAAGTGTATCCTCTAGTGCTATTttacataatattaatattaaataaataaaagagaataatattaatattaaatttaaaaattaaattgacatttattaaataaattaatgtaaaaataattaatattatattaaaaaattaaatacaacacttatttttaaataatttttttccttacagaataattattatttcatttaataatccATATCAAAGTGTTAGTAGTAAAGACCTTGACGTGTACGGAAATCATAAACCAATCTATTATAAATCTTCATGTTGTCCGTACTTTCATAATTAGTTTAGTTgtgaaaaaagttttttttattaaaaaataattatatttttatatcatcattCAATTCCAAATTATCatactaatttttataataattattttaaatattatagtgataagagattttgatttattaaccatgtaaatatatttttgattaaAATGCACTTCTTTTCCCTCCAATATTATACTTAATTTGGAAACGAACATATTCGGAGTATAGTCAATGTTAAATATAGACATTTCTCGATGAAGATTGAAATCTTAAGCATAGAAACTAACTTCTTCTAAATTTAACTTTGTTGATTATTAAAAAGGTATTTGTTGATgatgaatattaaaattagaactTAATACACGCAGTAGGAGACTAGTAGTGGTTGATACTTAATactaaaatgtatttaaaatttcttaattaaaggGCATTAGTTAGCAAATATCAAGACGTACGTTTAGggttgatttgaaaaaaaataaatctaaatcaACGTGAACTCAATCATTTTAGACGAATTTGAGAGGGTCTATAGACGTGTGCGACGTCTACTTGAGCTTTTATTAATCATAAtagtttttatttgaataaatgagTAAATGAATAGCTTTTTTCAGTGTTTCAAAAAACtccattcaattttttaatgttgCACTAAAATAATTGATCCAGTTTAGTTTTATAGCAGTACGTCTCATCAAAATCtaaactaaattaactttattAACATGGAGTTGGTTTGGATGATTGAGAgtagtattatatttttaaatttttgaaaaacttgagaaaagaaattcatgttaattagtctgaataatcaatatttttcaaCTAAAATAATGCTACACTgtgtatatagaaaaaataaattatgaattgtTAAATATAATCATGTGAAAGTATGAAAATGATgagaaagttatttttttaggtttaattatatttcttgtctttataatataaaatatatgattttgatcTTCCAATAATTTAAGTTTCGTGTTTGgacaaaaaaaaagcttttttatttttatatagtaaagaacaaaaaatccATTCATTTAAATGATGTGTGGTATGTCTGTGCTGGATCGTGTGTAAAtcattaaaacataaaatagttTTGGTACGAAGAAAGTATTGTATatgtactaattaattaaaaagtaaaagattGACATTGACAAAAGCCTCTCATTGATTCATTTATTTACATTAGTTTTAGGATGTTGCATTTAACACGATACATGAAACAACTAGAAGCTAAAACGAAGACTTGAGCAGGCTGCACTATTTTCTTTTCGCACTGCTTCAAGCTTCAGCCGTACGTGTGTACGTCCTTGGAAGAAATTAAGTGACATATAAAGATATAGAATCAATATTAGTTGTGGCATCAAAAAACACGTCCTTATCCATGTCTAAGGGCCAAAACAAAACCATTTTTTCTGCAACCAAAACCATGCATATACAATTCAGCTCACAATGATGAACACAAATATCATCATCGTGGTGGTGGTCGTCATTACCaatatatacattataaattataaattattcatcCCTATCATTCATTTTCTCACATATTACAATCagattttttaagtaaatgaatgataagaataaaaaaataaccttaaaagaattatacttgaaataaattaatcctcttaaaaataatatgtattaaGAAGAGATTATTATATGATCAGAAACTTGAACaatgtttaataaaaatatttttcttgtacATTAAGAAGGGTTTAGAAACAGCATATATAATTAGGTACTTACCTTTGAGGTGGAGGAGGAACTCTTGCACTTTTGTTGATCCTTGTGCTTTCGAGAATCATATCTTCGCTGAGAAGGGAATCGTCCTGATGCTGAGgcaattttcttttcatctctggcCTTGTTGAATATAACAGTGAATCCTTCAGCTGACGCAGGATCATTCACATCCCATTCCCCAAACTTGGGTAAAGGCTTTCCTTGTTTCTCATCGTACTGCATGCACGTAATCaaacaaattaatgattaattgattaatgAATGCTTCTGCTATTGCGTAATGCATATTATAGCGCATCATCTTTAACTTTAGACAACAAAGGGAAGAATATTTATATCTAAAGTTCATTTCTGCCTAGATATCttagaaagaacaaaaacataaaatttcgaaaaaaaatatgatgaaaagcatggttatttataaatattgattcttTATTTCACCAGACAATCTATCATTGAATCCAGCTAAATTCTATCCAACCATATATTTGCATTCTATCCTTTGAGTCTATAAAATTGgaagtttgtttgtttttttttttttttatcatttgtgaCTAGCTATTTTGTTCtaaagaaaagaaggagaatTCTAAATGTTAGAAATGGCATAACCAAAAAAGGCCTACATGCATTGCAATGCATAGTGATTGAGAATgtggaggagaagaagaagatcatACCGAGGCCATGAGATTGAAGCTTTGTGATATTCAACAAAACCGGAAATTCTGAGGAAATTGAATAGACACCTAAGAAGATGAAAACACAAGGGAAGAAGTGAAATTGAATATTGTGAAAATGCAATCAGGTTATAAAAGTTATACAGGAAGAGGAAACGAAGTGCAACGAAAATTAGCTGTTGGGCTTGCGTGGCCAACTCATCCAAACCACGggttattttaattatcatcatttttttttgttaacaatagcacaaattaaatgttgaatCCCTTTCCCATGACCTGTTTCCGTTCCAAAATAACGATTAACtatatatagtaaataaattGATATAGCAATCCACATTAGAACAAAAAACTAAAACGTGAATTTTAGCTTTGTCAAAATTTTAACTTCTATTTTGTACTttataattaacattaaaaaatgtcCATAttctataatttcttttttttaggagagaaaaaaaagcttCCAATCTTTGAGAAAAAGATGCTTGGGGAAGACTAAAATATTGgaagctttttctttttttaatcctttctaattttctattttctatatatatatatatatacaaaatgatCATGCATACTGAAGCTATGAGAATGAAGTTTTGTAATATTCACTTATTCAGTAAAACTAGAAATTGAGGAAAATAAATGAATGCCTAAGAACAAAATATGAAGAAATATGTTAGCTAACAACTCGTCTAAAATACCAGTTATATATATTAggtaaattatgaaaaaagactCAAAAACATTGATCATTCAATACTATATAGGAATTACTAACCACCTAATCTTTATCATATATATGgtataatttatatgataaaactcacacacacacataacctCTCCAAAAACCTGTTTCTGTTGCAAAATCACAGCTAACTATTTACAATCACTAAATTCAGATGGTTCATAATATGAAAACAGcaaacaaaacacaaatttGAGTTTTCCttcaaaaagagagagaaatgagtCATCCTTCAATTGATCTTTGTATCTTCATTCTCATTCACTGCTTGAGATATAAATGGGTCACTCTTAAAATCTTTCTacatttttattacattaacGTTCGAAAGAATTCATCTACCTATTTTCTACCCACCACATCCTTTAATATTGAAACAATTGTAGGCTAATACAATGGAGGGGCTTcgattttaaagaaaaagaaggctGTCAAAAAATGACCCCAAACATTGAAGACCAGAATCTCTGAATCCCTAAAATGTGATTGCAGAGAACAAATAGTGAATTTGATGAGACTAAAGAAAAACAGGTTAGGCTTCATTAAGAAGCAAAAAGAAAGGCATGAATAAAAAAGGAACAATTTTATATCTATAATACAATTTGCAGACGCGGGCCATTCAATGTTGAGCAGTCCAGGTAGGTTTGGTCACAACTTTTCTACAAGATCGTCCCCAGTAGCCATATATGCATGATAAACAAATAACCAATTAGTCCTAATCTTGCTCTAGGACGACTCATGAGAACCCGTCCACCAGATACCCTGCATAGGGAAATTAAATTCCAAGTTTAAGAGTGTTtcgatcaaaataaaaataaatgaaaatttgcaACAGCAAAAATTTAGTGTTGAATTCTCAATGATAaaggaacaaaaatatttaatttgtgaaGTCTGAAAGTGCTTTCTTTTAAAgtattgaaattcaattaaaaGGAACTATTAGCATTAAGATAATAGAGATGAATTTactaaattatcatttattgatttattaaaaaaatggttgCTATAATGCAATTGAATACATTTACCTCTCATGTTAAATGATTTCAGCAGTTTTATACTtcttaaacaaattaaacaacGCCAATATATCAATTTCAATTATTCAGGGCTGAATCACCTTCAATAcgaaaatttagtttttaaacaaaTCTTTAACCCATTTATTCCAAGGAAAATGTCATTAGGAGTATGGTGATTTGATACTATGAGAAAGATAATTTTTTCCCCAAATAACTCCAAACCATGGATCTTTAGCATCTTGTGGGCCATACTACTCAACACTACTCAACAGTCTGGCGTTGATTAAGATTCTACGCAAAGTATCATCTTTAAGGATTTTAATTTTACGTCTTCTGCTTTCAACATTTCAATGTATGGCCATCACTTTTACCATGTAAATTCTACCATTTTAAAAAGCTAAAACAAGCAATTTCTAATACTCATTCTTTAccattggtaaaaaaatatatataacaaaatgcAATTTTACCAGAGTCCATCAATACGATCTGCAATGAGCTTTCCCTGTTTTGGTACGAATCCAGAAGTGTTCAGAGACTTGAATACATGACCTGCAAAGTAATCTAGAATTAGCTGttcaaattttcaaatcaagaaattcacaaaaATGAGAAACTCATAATTACCTTTATCGTCATCCTTATCTACCCTGTTAATCAGATTATCAGACTCCACACTAATATCAAGTGCAAGATGGTCATTAGATCCTTTTCGCATATTCCGCACATGAGCAGCCGATGGGACAGGAGATATTGCTTTCTTGCCAAGTGATGATCCCTGTGTAAAGAATCAAACACTTTACATATGCATTTCCCTTGATCACTTTCATACTTAATTTGAGAATGTGCCATAATATTAATGAATTCATAAAAGATAAACAAGACATGGTCAACCAGAAATCAATTTGTATAGGTGAAAAATAACCCTTCAAAACAAACTTCTAGTTCATCTGCATttagttcaagaaaaaaaaaggcaccGGTGGATAGACATATCTATTTGTCATATTTCAGAAGCAATTAATTCATAACACATTAAACCATCTATATTATGTATCTATTTCAGGAAAAGGATGACAGGAAATATGtttgtcatttaaaaaaattatgaatcacTGAATAAACAATTGAACATTTGAACTTAAGTAGCACTGCCGACTCACTACTTATATTCATGTAAGAAATTTAAGCTTAGAAAACTACCTCTTCAACTTCAATTATCTCAGACCCAGCAGGTAATGAGGGTGCTTCATATATGCTCCTTTCCTGGACAATGTCTGGCTGAGAAGTCCTATCTTGGAGTGAATCTTCAAGTACTTTAACCTTGGTCGTTAATTCATCAATAACCTTCTGACTTCCAACTAACTTAATATCAAGTTCCTGGGCCTTGGATTTTGAATTTTCAGATTCTGAAAGAATGGCAATGATATGCTTTTCCAGTGCTGGTATTAATTCCTTCAAACCTTTAGATTTCCTATCTACAACCCATTCACCAGCTCCCAAAATATCCATAATTTTTTCTAATACATAGGTGAGGTCAGACAATTCATTCTTGATCATTTTAGAGTCTTCACAATTTCTATCGAGTTGTTTGACTTCCTCATTCAGATCCTTAATTTCAAGATCCTTAGTTTCAAGGATTGATTGCAGCTTTTCTTTATCATGAGACAGAGagtttatttgatcatgcaacCTAGTAACACtatcaataatataaaagagTTTTTTCATAGGGGCTGAAGTATGTGGCTCCAAATCATCTTCTTCAGACTCTACAATAGGGATTTTGATCCAATCTATCTTGTCAAAGAGATCTCTCATTTGAGATGCTGGAAGGAGGAAGTTTTCTGCCAACAGAAAAAGGAAATCAAGTCATAAACAAGTAAATCAACATATAAagttaaatcaaatcaaaataccCAAAATGGTTAAGTCaagaaatatttcaatttttttaccttCTTCTTTTGCCAACATAGCATTGTGCATCGATGAAATCTCAGCCTCTTTGTCCTCCAATTTTTCTTCTAAGGCACGATAACCCTCTAACTTATCCTTAAGCTCACTGCAAGCACTTTGCAGTGATTGAATACCAGACTCCAGTTCTGAAACTCTGTTTTTATTCAAGTCTCTCTCATCTGTGACTAATTCAAAAGCAACTGTTGTTTCTTTCAATTTATTCTGCAAATCTTCAATTGTTGCATCTACTTGCTCACTTCTACATCCAAACTGTCTAATCAAAGTTTGAGCTTTTCTAGAAGCATTCATCAACTTATGTGTGGCTTCCGTGTATTTGTTGTTCTCATGATGCTCTACTTGTGCACCTGCTTCCAGGTTTAACTGTTCAACCTCAGAAATGGAGCCTGGCTGCCCATTCTTGTCAACTTCACTCTGAAGTGCAATGGTAGAATCCGTGCATGCAGATAGCAATACACTGACATTGTTTTCTAAAGTGGCAATAATATTTTCCTGTTCTTTCAATTTTCCCATGCtatttgcttttattttcataatttccaTGTTCTCAACAATAGTCGTTGACATGGTCTCTGTTTCCAGTAGTTTTTCATGGAGAGGAGAAATAAACTCATCCATACAATCTGAAAATTCATGAAACTTATCTGCAATGTGTTTGTTTCTTGACTGAAATCCTTTCACAATCTTTCCAAATGATGAGATTATGGTGTCAATATCAGCACCATCAATCTCTGTAATGTCCAGTTCAACTTCAAAATTTTCAGGGCCATCCAAGAATGTTTCTCTCATAAGTGGATTTTCCTGGAACAAACAACACCACCtattaagaaaaatacatacaatggaaaaaaaagaagacaaatcCATAGTAACAAAACACCAAATACACACACACTCAATGATTTAACAGaacaaaaagatttaaaatgtCACATATCTGATATCAAAAGCCCTGTGTAAATTTCTTATCAGTagacacttcaaagttcaagcCATTATCCATTAATCACcataaatttttcaaattatatgtGGATACATATCTCTTATTGGTCAGAAGACTAGGACAGTATATGCATAGATTAATTCAGCATTGAATGCACAGAACAAGAGGAaataataaaaccaaaaaagagtgGTAAAAATATTACCTCCATCACAGGCTGCCCCTTTGAATCCTTTGCAGTCATGGCAACATTATCTCTTATTTTGTTCAGAATGAGAGTCATATTCTTCAGTGTCTCACATTTGCTCTCAAAGCATTGTTTAATTCTGGGAAATAGAGTAGTGTCTTTCATGAGCCCCTGAAGATCATTAAGGAGTCCAATGAGCTGTAAGGACTTGTTTTCTAAGCTGCCATTCTTTCCAGCTAACTCGTCCATGCATGAATTTAACTTAAAGCCAAGTGAAGATATCTCCTGTTTAGCAATTTTATTTGCATCTTCTAAGGCAGAAATATCATCTTGCGCCTTCGATAATGCATCCTCCAGTGATTTTATAGTTGCAGAGGCACCTGCCAATTTACTAGCATGATTTGAAGCTTCATCTTGTAGCTTCTTCAATTCATTTTCCATGTCAATTTTGACAACTTGATCAGCATTATACTTTTCAGTCAATAAATTGGCATTACCCTCAACCTGAGATAGTTTATCTTCTAGATCCTTTATGGTCTTGCTGGCCTCTGCCAGTTTGCTTGTTTGCATAGCTGCTTCATCTTTAAAAATCTCTAACTCTCTCTCTGCAGCAACTCTGCTAACTTGAGCTTGCTCTTTCTCTTCGGAAAGAATAGAAATATCTTTTTCTGCTTGTGATAAGGCATCTTCAAGTGACTTAGTCGTATTACAAACTTCAGCgactttttctttaactttctgTAACTCTTCCTCAACTTTCTCTTTGCCATGTTCTAACTCTGTTTTTTCTTCAGCAAGTTGAGAAACATTGTCATCTGAAGAAGATAATTCCCGCTCAAGGGATTTTACAGTTGCTTGGGCTTCTGCTAATTGAATTTCAAGTATACTGGCACTCTCCTTCACTAGCTGCAACTCTTGTTCTATGTGTACCTTAGCATCTTGGCATTCATTGACATAACCAGCAAGCCACTTCACCTTCTCTATTGGTTCATCAAAAACTGGAGCAACTGGAAGAGCAACACCATCAATACACTCCATCACTTTCTGTAACATGTTATTGCTCTCCATTAAGAACTGTTCAAACTgattcttctcccttttcatttCCAGAAAATCAGCCTCCAGCTTCGGGATGCTTTCCACATCACTGGACAATCTATTGATCTCATCCCTGTATTCAGAAACTGCAGATTcttgcttctgcaaatcagccTTCAACTGCTCAATCTctgatttcttttcatttacaaGACCTTTTAGATTGTCCCTATCTTGAAACAGCCCCTTTCCTTTCTTAACTGCCATGGACAACTTGTCCCTAAGCATGGCAGTCTTCTCCTCTGATCGTTCAAGATCTTGCAGCAGAGAACTCCTTTCCTCTTTCAGTGCTATAATTTCCTCAGATGCCACTTTCAACTCATTTGACAGCTTATTCTCATCTGATCTAATTAGCATCTCCTCTTCCAGTATATCTTCATAGAGTATTAATCCCTGATCTCTAACATACAAGAGACTTTGAATCCTTTCAAACAACTCAGCATCAATATGGGATGCTCTAGACAAGGGACCACCCTGTCCTTTGATAACTTTAAAGCATAAATCAATGATCATAGAGGTGCTGGAAGAGATTTGATCAATCCCTTCATCTTCCAAGTTCAGGCCACAAAGATCGACTAACATATTCACTATCTGATCCTTCTCCAAAGAAATCTGATGGTTCTTGTTAACAAGCTCATCATATTTGAACCTCAAGTCAGTTAATTCTGACAGAAGGTAATCTTTTTCCTGCAATGCCAGCAAAAGAGAAACACTAAGCTGATCAACATAGTCACGGGATGCTTCCTTGATTGTGGAAATTTCTTCCTGTAGAGTATGCATGTTGCCCCGGGCACTAAGCAAAGAATCTGCAAGCCAATTCATTTGTGATTCCAAATCAGATGATGAAACAGGCTCCGGTAGGTCCACTAGAGATATAGCTTCCTTCAATTTGCATAGCTCTAGGAAGGCTTCCTTCAGAGTGTTTCTGTCATCCACAAGCCATCTTAGTTTCTCTGGCATATCAAACATTTCAGGTTCATTAAGTTTGGCCCGAGACAAGATTTCTTCCACTTGATCAAAAATTGCATTCTTTTCTAGTAATGAGTTCTCTAGGGATGCAACCATATTTTTACTTTGGGATAACTCCTCCTTAGCAAGTTCAGCAGCTTGTAGTGCAACTGACTTCTCTTGCAATTCAATCAAACATTTCTCAAGCTCACCGGATTTATCAGCCAGAGACTTCTTTAATGAATCTCGCTGCTGTACCAATGCCTTTCCTTTTGTCACAGCCATACTGAGCTTTTCTTTCGTATTAGCACATTTAGCCTTTTCCTGCTCGAGTTCTATTTTCAGTTTTCCAAGTTCAGTATTTAATGTCCCTATCATCACCTTTTCCTTGTCAAGCTCATCAACTAGTTTCTGATTTTCATCTTCTAAATGAGCCAGTTTTTCAACCAATTCTGTTTCCTTTCTTTTGAGCTCCAGTAACCCACCACGAGCATCAGCGAGTATGTTCCCGTATTCCTGGTCGTTAGTCTCCAAGCCTACCTCAGAGAAAGATTGCCCAAGTTGATAAATTTCAGAAAGCATCTGATTATACTTTTCAACTACATGCATAGTGCCTTCCTCAATATAAACTATTTTCCCACTAATAGAATCATCCAATACTTGCTCTCGAGTAACAACTGTTGCAAGAGAGGATATCGTCTTATCTATCACAATCTCAACAATACGATCCTTTTCAAGTTGAGCTTTGGATGAAACTTGCAAACTTTCATTAGATACCATTAATTGGGCAAGCTTTGCATTAAGATCTTCTATCTCACGGTCCTTCGTAGATAGATGTTCGCGAAGATTATTTATAGTAGTTTCACTGTTTGACCATTCTTCTGAGGCAGTCTTCACAGACTCCAAACATTCCTTTATCATCTCCCTCAACGGAACATCAGTCGCTTCCCTATCTTCAACTTGAGCTTCATTATGTTGACCAGTGAGAGTCTTCAGCTGACATCGAAGATCAAGCACACCTTGAGTAACAGTTTGTCTTTCTTCCTGACCCACCCAAAAAACAAAGCATGAGCACTTGATAACAAACTCAATCCGTGCTAGCTAAaactattcattttttaatacaaCCACAAACCTGATATTCCTTCAAAATACATTCCTTCTCGGCAACAACTTTCTCCAGCTGGCCTGAGGAGTAAGCATCTCCCACTCCATTGCCCAATTTATCAAAATGACTCTGCTGTTGTTGCATAACTTCATTTTCCTCCGACCGGTCATCTTCATTTTCCACAGCTGCAGCGTCTTCCTCCCTTTGCCTACCATCAAATGTGCTTAACTCATCAGGGCAATCAACAAACATGTCATCTCTGGCAGCATCCTCTGTAGATTTTCCATCTTCAGGACCTCTGAGATCAGCACGCTCTCCCTGCTTCACTCAATCGCattatttaaaaaccaaaacctGGCATTGCACCAATTTTCATAGCTTAGGTAATCAATAATTTGAAACCGGTAAGTACCTGATCTTGATTATAAGTATCAATGTTTGATTCGGTATCCACATTTGATTCGTCGTGCACAACACCATGACCAGAATCCGAAACCTGCTCTGCTACGTGATTCTCAGACATCTCAACATTCAAATTCCTCACTCCAAATCGAGATTTTAATCTGCAATTTCTGTTTCTtccctaaaaaatttacaagacGCAAATGATAACTTAAAAAGCAATAAAACCAATTAAATTCAATATCAAATCGCTTCAATCTAAAATCAAGCAAACGAGCTAGAAGAATTGTAGTTTAATAAGAGAAACCCTAAAAATGAAATTGACTTAGAAAACCTGAAATAGCAGAGTG
This region includes:
- the LOC114380763 gene encoding protein NOI4-like, whose translation is MASYDEKQGKPLPKFGEWDVNDPASAEGFTVIFNKARDEKKIASASGRFPSQRRYDSRKHKDQQKCKSSSSTSKKKWFCFGP
- the LOC114380761 gene encoding myosin-11-like isoform X2 — protein: MSENHVAEQVSDSGHGVVHDESNVDTESNIDTYNQDQGERADLRGPEDGKSTEDAARDDMFVDCPDELSTFDGRQREEDAAAVENEDDRSEENEVMQQQQSHFDKLGNGVGDAYSSGQLEKVVAEKECILKEYQEERQTVTQGVLDLRCQLKTLTGQHNEAQVEDREATDVPLREMIKECLESVKTASEEWSNSETTINNLREHLSTKDREIEDLNAKLAQLMVSNESLQVSSKAQLEKDRIVEIVIDKTISSLATVVTREQVLDDSISGKIVYIEEGTMHVVEKYNQMLSEIYQLGQSFSEVGLETNDQEYGNILADARGGLLELKRKETELVEKLAHLEDENQKLVDELDKEKVMIGTLNTELGKLKIELEQEKAKCANTKEKLSMAVTKGKALVQQRDSLKKSLADKSGELEKCLIELQEKSVALQAAELAKEELSQSKNMVASLENSLLEKNAIFDQVEEILSRAKLNEPEMFDMPEKLRWLVDDRNTLKEAFLELCKLKEAISLVDLPEPVSSSDLESQMNWLADSLLSARGNMHTLQEEISTIKEASRDYVDQLSVSLLLALQEKDYLLSELTDLRFKYDELVNKNHQISLEKDQIVNMLVDLCGLNLEDEGIDQISSSTSMIIDLCFKVIKGQGGPLSRASHIDAELFERIQSLLYVRDQGLILYEDILEEEMLIRSDENKLSNELKVASEEIIALKEERSSLLQDLERSEEKTAMLRDKLSMAVKKGKGLFQDRDNLKGLVNEKKSEIEQLKADLQKQESAVSEYRDEINRLSSDVESIPKLEADFLEMKREKNQFEQFLMESNNMLQKVMECIDGVALPVAPVFDEPIEKVKWLAGYVNECQDAKVHIEQELQLVKESASILEIQLAEAQATVKSLERELSSSDDNVSQLAEEKTELEHGKEKVEEELQKVKEKVAEVCNTTKSLEDALSQAEKDISILSEEKEQAQVSRVAAERELEIFKDEAAMQTSKLAEASKTIKDLEDKLSQVEGNANLLTEKYNADQVVKIDMENELKKLQDEASNHASKLAGASATIKSLEDALSKAQDDISALEDANKIAKQEISSLGFKLNSCMDELAGKNGSLENKSLQLIGLLNDLQGLMKDTTLFPRIKQCFESKCETLKNMTLILNKIRDNVAMTAKDSKGQPVMEENPLMRETFLDGPENFEVELDITEIDGADIDTIISSFGKIVKGFQSRNKHIADKFHEFSDCMDEFISPLHEKLLETETMSTTIVENMEIMKIKANSMGKLKEQENIIATLENNVSVLLSACTDSTIALQSEVDKNGQPGSISEVEQLNLEAGAQVEHHENNKYTEATHKLMNASRKAQTLIRQFGCRSEQVDATIEDLQNKLKETTVAFELVTDERDLNKNRVSELESGIQSLQSACSELKDKLEGYRALEEKLEDKEAEISSMHNAMLAKEEENFLLPASQMRDLFDKIDWIKIPIVESEEDDLEPHTSAPMKKLFYIIDSVTRLHDQINSLSHDKEKLQSILETKDLEIKDLNEEVKQLDRNCEDSKMIKNELSDLTYVLEKIMDILGAGEWVVDRKSKGLKELIPALEKHIIAILSESENSKSKAQELDIKLVGSQKVIDELTTKVKVLEDSLQDRTSQPDIVQERSIYEAPSLPAGSEIIEVEEGSSLGKKAISPVPSAAHVRNMRKGSNDHLALDISVESDNLINRVDKDDDKGHVFKSLNTSGFVPKQGKLIADRIDGLWVSGGRVLMSRPRARLGLIGYLFIMHIWLLGTIL
- the LOC114380761 gene encoding myosin-11-like isoform X1, with translation MSENHVAEQVSDSGHGVVHDESNVDTESNIDTYNQDQQGERADLRGPEDGKSTEDAARDDMFVDCPDELSTFDGRQREEDAAAVENEDDRSEENEVMQQQQSHFDKLGNGVGDAYSSGQLEKVVAEKECILKEYQEERQTVTQGVLDLRCQLKTLTGQHNEAQVEDREATDVPLREMIKECLESVKTASEEWSNSETTINNLREHLSTKDREIEDLNAKLAQLMVSNESLQVSSKAQLEKDRIVEIVIDKTISSLATVVTREQVLDDSISGKIVYIEEGTMHVVEKYNQMLSEIYQLGQSFSEVGLETNDQEYGNILADARGGLLELKRKETELVEKLAHLEDENQKLVDELDKEKVMIGTLNTELGKLKIELEQEKAKCANTKEKLSMAVTKGKALVQQRDSLKKSLADKSGELEKCLIELQEKSVALQAAELAKEELSQSKNMVASLENSLLEKNAIFDQVEEILSRAKLNEPEMFDMPEKLRWLVDDRNTLKEAFLELCKLKEAISLVDLPEPVSSSDLESQMNWLADSLLSARGNMHTLQEEISTIKEASRDYVDQLSVSLLLALQEKDYLLSELTDLRFKYDELVNKNHQISLEKDQIVNMLVDLCGLNLEDEGIDQISSSTSMIIDLCFKVIKGQGGPLSRASHIDAELFERIQSLLYVRDQGLILYEDILEEEMLIRSDENKLSNELKVASEEIIALKEERSSLLQDLERSEEKTAMLRDKLSMAVKKGKGLFQDRDNLKGLVNEKKSEIEQLKADLQKQESAVSEYRDEINRLSSDVESIPKLEADFLEMKREKNQFEQFLMESNNMLQKVMECIDGVALPVAPVFDEPIEKVKWLAGYVNECQDAKVHIEQELQLVKESASILEIQLAEAQATVKSLERELSSSDDNVSQLAEEKTELEHGKEKVEEELQKVKEKVAEVCNTTKSLEDALSQAEKDISILSEEKEQAQVSRVAAERELEIFKDEAAMQTSKLAEASKTIKDLEDKLSQVEGNANLLTEKYNADQVVKIDMENELKKLQDEASNHASKLAGASATIKSLEDALSKAQDDISALEDANKIAKQEISSLGFKLNSCMDELAGKNGSLENKSLQLIGLLNDLQGLMKDTTLFPRIKQCFESKCETLKNMTLILNKIRDNVAMTAKDSKGQPVMEENPLMRETFLDGPENFEVELDITEIDGADIDTIISSFGKIVKGFQSRNKHIADKFHEFSDCMDEFISPLHEKLLETETMSTTIVENMEIMKIKANSMGKLKEQENIIATLENNVSVLLSACTDSTIALQSEVDKNGQPGSISEVEQLNLEAGAQVEHHENNKYTEATHKLMNASRKAQTLIRQFGCRSEQVDATIEDLQNKLKETTVAFELVTDERDLNKNRVSELESGIQSLQSACSELKDKLEGYRALEEKLEDKEAEISSMHNAMLAKEEENFLLPASQMRDLFDKIDWIKIPIVESEEDDLEPHTSAPMKKLFYIIDSVTRLHDQINSLSHDKEKLQSILETKDLEIKDLNEEVKQLDRNCEDSKMIKNELSDLTYVLEKIMDILGAGEWVVDRKSKGLKELIPALEKHIIAILSESENSKSKAQELDIKLVGSQKVIDELTTKVKVLEDSLQDRTSQPDIVQERSIYEAPSLPAGSEIIEVEEGSSLGKKAISPVPSAAHVRNMRKGSNDHLALDISVESDNLINRVDKDDDKGHVFKSLNTSGFVPKQGKLIADRIDGLWVSGGRVLMSRPRARLGLIGYLFIMHIWLLGTIL